The Myxococcales bacterium genome has a window encoding:
- a CDS encoding DUF2188 domain-containing protein, which produces MKSFVVRSCEEGWMVQREGKKSPESMHRKKEVAVRKGRAMAKRARGMLKIKGKNGKIQSKRSYAA; this is translated from the coding sequence ATGAAGTCGTTCGTAGTTCGTAGTTGTGAGGAAGGTTGGATGGTCCAGCGCGAGGGCAAAAAGAGCCCCGAGAGCATGCACCGGAAGAAAGAAGTCGCAGTGCGAAAGGGTCGCGCGATGGCCAAGCGGGCACGTGGCATGCTCAAGATCAAGGGGAAGAACGGGAAGATCCAGTCGAAGCGGAGCTACGCCGCCTAG